In the genome of Massilia sp. UMI-21, the window AAGCCCGCCTGCCGCCGGGGCCGGCGCCCTGCCCGACCGCGCGCGCGAAGAAGGCGAACGGCGCCGCCAGGATGCCGGCATAGGCCAGCAGGCCGAACACGCCGCCGCTGGCCAGCGCCTGCAGCAGGTCGTTGTGCAGGTGCTCGAAGGGCAGCACCACGTCCTGGATGACGCCGCGCTCGGCCAGCTTGCGCAGTTCGGCGCGCACGCTGGTGGGGTCGAGCCCGAACAGGGGATGCTCGGCGATGACGGTGCGCGCGCCGGTCCACAGCTCGAGGCGGATGCCGACGTTCGACAGCGCGCTGCCGCCGTCCAGCCAGGTCTGCACGTCGTGCACGCCCTGCCCGACGCGTTGCTGCAGCCCGAAGGCCGGGATGAAGAAGGTCGAGGCGAACAGCGCGAAGCTGCCGACCAGGAGCAGGCGCACGCGCCGGCTCTGCAGCAGGCGCGCATAGGTGAGGAACAGGATGGCGGCCAGCACCAGCGCGATCCAGCCGCCGCGCGTGCCGCTCAGGACGGTCGCGCCCAGGCCCGCCAGCGCCCCGAGCGCGGGAAAGATGGCTTTGCGGGTACTGTGGCGGTAGTCGATGGCGGCCGCCAGCGCCACCAGGGCCAGGCACAGCGCGATGTCGCCGAAGGTGATCGCGTTGAGCCAGCCGCCCGGACGCTCGATGCCCTGCACGAGGCGCTGGTAAGCGACGAAAGGCAGTGCGCCCAGCGCCCCGGCGATCACGCCCCACCACAGGACGGCGCGCGGTGGCCGCGCCAGCACCACCAGCATCAGGGCGCTCAGGCCGAAGAACATGCGCGACGGCGTGTCGAGGTAGTCCAGGCCCGCCTCCGGCCGCACCAGCACGCACAGCAGCGCGAACGCAAAGTAATAGGCGAAGGCCGCCACCACCCAGCGGATGTCGCGCCAGTGCGGCGCCAGCGCGGTCCAGGCCTTGCGCGGCACGCACAGCAGGGCGAGCACGAAGACCAGGCTGGAAAAGCCGATGCCGGAGGGGGTGATGAGGCTGAGGAAAGGGAACAGGAAAACCAGGAAGCCGATTCCACGCTGCATCGGCACCCCGATTTTCGTCTGATTATTGTTCATTCATGTTCTTGTGGGATATTCTTGCCAACCTTGAGCGCGTGTTTTTCCGGAGTCCCATGCAGCAACCCATGCAACTGAGCCCGACCATCTCTGTCGTGATCACCACCTACAACCGCCCCGATGCACTGGAAGCGGTCGTGGACGCCTGTTTCATGCAAGATGACAAGAATTTTGAAATCATTATCGCTGATGACGGCTCGACTGCCAACACGCGGGACGTCATCGAGCGCCTGTGCGCGCGCGCGCCGATGCCGCTCAGGCACGTGTGGCAGCCGGACGAGGGCTTTCGCGCCGCGATGGCGCGCAACCGCGGCACCCAGGCGGCAACCGGCGACTATATCATCTTCCTGGACGGCGACTGCGTGCCGCAGCGCGACTTCATTGCGCGCCACCGCGCCCTGGCACGGCCGGGCTTCCTGGTGTCGGGCAGCCGCATCCTCCTGAGCCAGGCGCTGACCGAACGCGTCCTGCGCGAGCACATCGACGTCGCCGGCCTGAGCCTGGCCGATCGCCTGCGCTACCGCCTGCGCGGCGACATGAACAAGGTACTGCAGACGATGCTGCGCTGGCCCGACGTCGGCCGCGTGCGACGCAAGTTCAGCTGGCGCCGCATCAAGAGCTGCAACCTGGCGGTGTGGCGCGCCGACCTGGAGAAGGTGAACGGCTTCGACGAGAGCTTCGTCGGCTGGGGGCACGAGGATGCCGACCTGGTGGTGCGCCTGTTCCATGCCGGCGTGCTGCGCAAGGACGGGGCGCTGGCCACCGAGGTACTGCACCTGTGGCACCGCGAGGCCCAGCGCGACGAAGAGTCCAGCAACCGCAAGCTGGTGCTCCAGCGCGCGGCCGACCAGACCACCCAGGCCACCCGTGGCCTGCGCGAACATGCCGGCGAGGCGCCCGCCAGCCCGGACGACCTTCGCCGCTGAATTCGGCCGGCGCGCAAGCCGCCCGGCTCATCGCGTGATGCACGCCACGTCGTTCCAGTCCCAGCCGTCCGACACCAGCACCGCGCCCAGCACCGCGCGCTTGGGACCGATGTCGTGCCGGCTGAGCGCTTGCGCCAGTTCTTCGGTCGTCCGGAGGGGCAGTCCGGCGCTGCGCAGCCGCCCGCTGTCCAGCGGCGGCGGCTCGCCGCCCCGGACACCATGCACGACATCGCGCCGCATGGCTTCCAGGTAGGCGTCGAGGAAGGTCTCCGCCTTCTTCAGCTTGAGTTCCTGGCTGGGCGCGAGCCGGGCGCCGTAACGGATGAGATAGAAGGCTTCCGCAAAGACGACTATGTTTCTTGGAAATGCCAAGGCCGGGTCGGCGCTGTGAAAATAATGCAGGACAGGATAGGTGTAGTGCTTGAAGGTGTGCTCGATGAGCATGCTGTCGAGCGTGTCGCAAGCGTCGACAAAGACCCCGAAGCTGCTGCCGTCCCAGCTGTTCCTGACGATGTCTTCCGGGGTGAGGCCCAGGCTGCGGATGTGAAACGCCAGCGTACGCTGCGCGGTGACGGCGGAGAGCACGGGAACGAAATAGGTCACCGAGACGGTCATGAAGATCAGGCCTGCGAAAGCAGCGGCGGTGGTCACCAGACGCCACCCATCCGAATTGGCCTTGTAGTCGCCGACACCGAGGGTGGACAGGCTGAAGCCCGCGAAATACAGCTTTTCCATGGCGTTGGAGGCCGCGCCCTTGTCGGTCACGATCGAGCCTGCGTCCGATAGCAACACCAGGAATACGCCCAGCCACAGGCTCAGCACCCAGGCAAGAATGATCGAGATCAGGATCATCATGCCGGCGTGGGTCAGCAGTGTGGCGCGCCCACGCTTGCTGGAAGCCAGGAAGAACAGCTTCCAGACACCGGCTGCGACCGCATTGGTGAGAAAGCCGCCGCCGTTCGACGACAGTGTCGTTCGCACGATGTCGGCCAGGACGAGGGCGATGATGGAGACGCCCAGTATCAGGAGGATTGCATCGGTGGCCACGGTGGATTCCCTGTCTTTCCTTGCAAAAAGGACAGTCTAGCGCGCCATGGATGTCGGGATTGCACGCTTGATTCCAGCAAGGTGAAGGGCCCGGCCAGGGGCCCGAATGAGCAGACGTCACGGCCAATCAACTGCCGGTTGAACGCGCGGGCGGCGCCCGGGCGCTGGCGAAGCACATGGTCGGGTGCAGCCGCCCACCCTACGGGAAGCAGTGTGCCCTGGTAGGGTGGGCGGCTCCACCCAAAACGTGGCAACCACGCGGCGCAAACGCCGCCCGCGCGTTCAACTCCCCGATGAGCAGACGTCACGGCCAATCAACTGCTGGTTGAACGCGCGGGCGGCGCCCGGGCGCTGGCGAAGCACATGGTCGGGTGGAGCCGCCCACCCTACGGGAAGCAGTGTGCCATCGTAGGGTGGGCGGCTCCACCCGGAACGTGGCAACGACGCGGCGCAAACGCCGCCCGCGCGTTCAACTCCCCAGTGAGCAGACGTCACGGCCAATCAACTGCTGGTTGAACGCGCGGGCGGCGCCCGGGCGCTGGCGAAGCACATGGTCGGGTGCAGCCGCCCACCCTACGGGAAGCAGTGTGCCCTCGTAGGGTGGGCGGCTCCCCCCGGAACGCGGCAACGACGCGGCGCAAACGCCGCCCGCGCGTTCAACTCCCCAGTGAGCAGACGTCACGGCCAATCAACTGCTGGTTGAACGCGCGGGCGGCGCCCGGGCGCTGGCGAAGCACATTGTCGGGTGCAGCCGCCCACCCTACGGGAAGCAATGTGCCCTGGTAGGGTGGGCGGCTCCACCCGGAACGTGGCAACGACGCGGCGCAAACGCCGCCCGCGCGTTCAACTCCCCGATGAGCAGACGTCACGGCCAATCAACTGCCGGTTGAACGCGCGGGCGGCGCCCGGGCGCTGGCGAAGCACATGGTCGGGTGGAGCCGCCCAACCTACGGGAAGCAGTGTGCCCTGGTAGGGTGGGCGGCTCCCCCCGGAACGCGGCAACGACGCGGCGCAAACGCCGCCCGCGCGTTCAACTCCCCAGTGAGCAGACGTCACGGCCAATCAACTGCCGGTTGAACGCGCGGGCGGCGCCCGGGCGCTGGCGAAGCACATTGTCGGGTGCAGCCGCCCACCCTACGGGAAGCAATGTGCCCTGGTAGGGTGGGCGGCTCCACCCGGAACGTGGCAACGACGCGGCGCAAACGCCGCCCGCGCGTTCAACTCCCCGATGAGCAGACGTCACGGCCAATCAACTGCTGGTTGAACGCGCGGGCGGCGCCCGGGCGCTGGCGAAGCACATGGTCGGGTGGAGCCGCCCACCCTACCTAGCGCCCACCCCACAAGAATCAGTACTCCACCGCCACATCCTTCGCCCCCAGCGTCAGCTCCAGCTGCTGCTTGAGCGTATCCGAGGGCGCCACGCGCCAGTCGTCGCCCAGCTGCAGGATGGCTTCCACGCCCTGCGGCTTGATGCGCAGGCTGACCGGCATGCCGTCCTGCAGGCGGTGCGGCTGCAAGACCTCGGCCAGCTTGGCCGGGTTGATGTCGCAGCCCACGTCCATCTCGAGCTTGAAGCCGTACTGGATGCGCGCCGCGGCGATGTCGAAGGCCTTTTCGGCCGTGATGCGCAGGCCGCCGTTGAAGCGGTCTTCCGAGACCTTGCCGACCACCAGCAGGAACTCGTCTTCCTTGAAGATATTCTTGTTCTGCTCCAGCAGCTCGCTGTAGACAGTCACTTCCACCACGCCGGTCTTGTCGTCCAGCGCCACGATCAGGATCTTGCCGCGCTGGGTCATCTGCGTGCGCACGCCGGTGATCACGCCGCACAGCATGCGTGGGTCGCGCGACGGCTCCAGGTCCTTCAGCTTGGTCTTGGCGAAGCGCCGCACCTCTTGCGCGTAGGAGTCGAACATGTGGCCCGACAGGTAGTAGCCGAGCGCGATCTTTTCCTCGGCCAGCTTCTGGCGGTCGGTGAAGGGCGTCGCCTTGACGTACTCGGGCGGGGCCACCAGGTCGGAATCAATCCCGCCGAACAGGCTGACCTGGTTGGCCGCGGCGGCGGCCTGGCCGGCCGCCTCCATCGCGAAACCGACCGATGCCAGCAACACGGCACGATCGACCCCGAACGCATCCATCGCGCCGGCGCGGATCAGCGACTCGATGGTGCGGCGATTGATCTGCTTGCGGTCCACCCGCATGCAGAAGTCGAACAAGTCCTTGAACTTGCCGCCGCTTTCGCGCGCGGCGATGATCGCCTCGATCGCGCCCTGCCCCGCGCCCTTCACGCCACCCAGGCCGTAGCGGATGTTCGAGACCTGCTTGCCGGTCACCGAACGGGGCTGGCCCTCCGGCGTGAAGCGGAAGTGGGACTCGTTGACATCCGGCGGCAGGATGGTCAGCTTGCAGACCTCTTTTGCATCCTCGACCAGGATCTTGATCTTCTCGGTGTCTTCCATCGCCAGCGACATGTTGGCTGCCATGAACGCGGCGGTGTGGTGCACCTTCAGGTAGGCCGTGTGGTAGGACAGCAGCGCATAGGCGGCCGCGTGCGACTTGTTGAAGCCGTAGCCCGCGAACTTCTCCATCAGGTCGAAGATCTCGTCGGCCTTTTCGGTGGAGAGGCCGTCCTTGGCGGCGCCGGCGCGGAAAATCTCGCGGTGCTCGGCCATCTCTTCGGCCTTCTTCTTACCCATCGCGCGGCGCAGCATGTCGGCGCCGCCCAGCGAGTAGCCGCCGACGATCTGCGCCATCTGCATCACCTGCTCCTGGTAGACCATGATGCCGTAGGTCTCGGACAGGATCGACTCGGTGCGCGGATCGGGGTAGTCGAACTTCTCGCCGTGCTTGCGCTTGCAGAAGTCGGGGATCAGGTCCATCGGGCCCGGACGGTACAAGGCGACCAGCGCGATGATGTCCTCGAAGCGGTCGGGACGCGCGTCCTTCAGCATACCCTGCATGCCGCGCGACTCGAGCTGGAAGATCGCCACCGTCTTGGCGTCGGACAGCAGCTTGTACGAGGGCCGGTCGTTCAGCGGCAGCGTCTCGAGGTTGAAGTCGGCGTCCTGCGGGTCGAGCGCGCGGATGTAGTTCACCGCGCGGTCGAGGATGGTGAGCGTGGTCAGGCCCAAAAAGTCGAACTTCACCAGGCCGACGGCTTCGACGTCGTCCTTGTCGTACTGCGAAACCACGCCGGCGTCGCCGCCCTGGGTGTACAGCGGGCAGAAGTCGGTGAGCTTGCCCGGCGCGATCAGGACGCCGCCGGCGTGCATGCCGATGCCGCGCGTGATGCCCTCGACCTGCTGGGCGAGCTCGAGCAGCTGCTTGACCTCTTCCTCGTTCTCCTGGCGTTCCTTGAGCAGCGGTTCCTCTTCGATCGCCTCGGCGATCGAGACCGGCTTACCCGGCTTGAACGGGATCAGCTTGGAGATGCCGTCGCAGAAGTTGTAGCCGAAGTCGAGCACGCGGCCGACGTCGCGGATCGCGCCTTTTGCGGCCATGGTGCCGAAGGTGGCGATCTGCGACACTGCATCACGTCCATACAGATCTTTGACGTGCTGGATGACGAGTTCGCGCTTTTCCTGGCAGAAGTCGATGTCGAAGTCGGGCATCGAGACCCGTTCCGGGTTCAGGAAACGCTCGAACAGCAGGTTGTACTTGAGCGGATCGAGGTCGGTGATCTTCAGCGCGTAGGCCACCAGCGAGCCGGCGCCCGAGCCGCGGCCCGGGCCGATCGGCACGCCGTTGTTCTTGCCCCACTGGATGAACTCGGCCACGATCAGGAAGTAGCCCGGGAACTTCATCTTGATGATGGTCTGGTTCTCGAACTCCAGGCGCGCCTCGTAGCGCGGGCGTTCCTTCTCGCGTTGCTCTTCGTTCGGATACAGCTGCACCAGGCGCTCTTCCAGGCCGCGCTTGGTCTCGAGCACCAGGAAGTCGTCGATGCTCATGCCGTCCGGGGTCGGGAAGTCCGGCAATTGCGGCTTGCCCAGCGT includes:
- a CDS encoding O-antigen ligase family protein; protein product: MNNNQTKIGVPMQRGIGFLVFLFPFLSLITPSGIGFSSLVFVLALLCVPRKAWTALAPHWRDIRWVVAAFAYYFAFALLCVLVRPEAGLDYLDTPSRMFFGLSALMLVVLARPPRAVLWWGVIAGALGALPFVAYQRLVQGIERPGGWLNAITFGDIALCLALVALAAAIDYRHSTRKAIFPALGALAGLGATVLSGTRGGWIALVLAAILFLTYARLLQSRRVRLLLVGSFALFASTFFIPAFGLQQRVGQGVHDVQTWLDGGSALSNVGIRLELWTGARTVIAEHPLFGLDPTSVRAELRKLAERGVIQDVVLPFEHLHNDLLQALASGGVFGLLAYAGILAAPFAFFARAVGQGAGPGGRRASQGFAPALAGMLVVLSYFSFGLTEVIFWSLKGSMFYVLMVALLMGFCLNAKADMAINTDTQRGK
- a CDS encoding glycosyltransferase family 2 protein, producing the protein MQLSPTISVVITTYNRPDALEAVVDACFMQDDKNFEIIIADDGSTANTRDVIERLCARAPMPLRHVWQPDEGFRAAMARNRGTQAATGDYIIFLDGDCVPQRDFIARHRALARPGFLVSGSRILLSQALTERVLREHIDVAGLSLADRLRYRLRGDMNKVLQTMLRWPDVGRVRRKFSWRRIKSCNLAVWRADLEKVNGFDESFVGWGHEDADLVVRLFHAGVLRKDGALATEVLHLWHREAQRDEESSNRKLVLQRAADQTTQATRGLREHAGEAPASPDDLRR
- a CDS encoding two pore domain potassium channel family protein — protein: MATDAILLILGVSIIALVLADIVRTTLSSNGGGFLTNAVAAGVWKLFFLASSKRGRATLLTHAGMMILISIILAWVLSLWLGVFLVLLSDAGSIVTDKGAASNAMEKLYFAGFSLSTLGVGDYKANSDGWRLVTTAAAFAGLIFMTVSVTYFVPVLSAVTAQRTLAFHIRSLGLTPEDIVRNSWDGSSFGVFVDACDTLDSMLIEHTFKHYTYPVLHYFHSADPALAFPRNIVVFAEAFYLIRYGARLAPSQELKLKKAETFLDAYLEAMRRDVVHGVRGGEPPPLDSGRLRSAGLPLRTTEELAQALSRHDIGPKRAVLGAVLVSDGWDWNDVACITR
- the dnaE gene encoding DNA polymerase III subunit alpha, producing the protein MTSPIFTHLRVHSEYSIVDGLVRIDDIVGAAAKDKQPALAVTDLANMFCLVRFYKAARGKGIKPIVGVDAWITNDENRDKPSRLLILAKNRTGYLQLCDLLSKAWLTNQYKGRAEIRVEWLEALATSTSTLEPDADQANALIVLSGAAFGDVGQAIDQGDIERAERAAQRWARIFPGHFYIEIQRAGQPNQEQGVRHSVALAGRLGLPVVATHPVQFLDKDEFIAHEARVCIAEGEMLANAKRVRRFNENMCFKTSAEMAQLFADLPGALANSVEIAKRCNVTLTLGKPQLPDFPTPDGMSIDDFLVLETKRGLEERLVQLYPNEEQREKERPRYEARLEFENQTIIKMKFPGYFLIVAEFIQWGKNNGVPIGPGRGSGAGSLVAYALKITDLDPLKYNLLFERFLNPERVSMPDFDIDFCQEKRELVIQHVKDLYGRDAVSQIATFGTMAAKGAIRDVGRVLDFGYNFCDGISKLIPFKPGKPVSIAEAIEEEPLLKERQENEEEVKQLLELAQQVEGITRGIGMHAGGVLIAPGKLTDFCPLYTQGGDAGVVSQYDKDDVEAVGLVKFDFLGLTTLTILDRAVNYIRALDPQDADFNLETLPLNDRPSYKLLSDAKTVAIFQLESRGMQGMLKDARPDRFEDIIALVALYRPGPMDLIPDFCKRKHGEKFDYPDPRTESILSETYGIMVYQEQVMQMAQIVGGYSLGGADMLRRAMGKKKAEEMAEHREIFRAGAAKDGLSTEKADEIFDLMEKFAGYGFNKSHAAAYALLSYHTAYLKVHHTAAFMAANMSLAMEDTEKIKILVEDAKEVCKLTILPPDVNESHFRFTPEGQPRSVTGKQVSNIRYGLGGVKGAGQGAIEAIIAARESGGKFKDLFDFCMRVDRKQINRRTIESLIRAGAMDAFGVDRAVLLASVGFAMEAAGQAAAAANQVSLFGGIDSDLVAPPEYVKATPFTDRQKLAEEKIALGYYLSGHMFDSYAQEVRRFAKTKLKDLEPSRDPRMLCGVITGVRTQMTQRGKILIVALDDKTGVVEVTVYSELLEQNKNIFKEDEFLLVVGKVSEDRFNGGLRITAEKAFDIAAARIQYGFKLEMDVGCDINPAKLAEVLQPHRLQDGMPVSLRIKPQGVEAILQLGDDWRVAPSDTLKQQLELTLGAKDVAVEY